The DNA window GACGGCCATCCGAATCAATATTGATTTTACACACTGCTGACTGCGCTGCACGGCGAATCTGATCTTCGGGAACACCAGCCGTATTCTCCAATTTTCCCCCATATTGATTAATAATGTTTACGTAGTCCTGTAGCACCGAAGAAGCACCATGAAGCACAATGGGAAAACCAGGAAGACGACGCTCAATTTCCTCCAGAATGTCGAAACGCAAAGTGGGAAAAGGTTCACCGGGTTTTAGTTTAAATTTGTAAGCCCCATGAGACGTTCCAATGGAAATTGCCAAGCTATCAACGCCAGTCCGATTGACGAAATCTTCCACTTCTTCCGGACGGGTATAGTGGGAAACTTCTGAGGAAACATGTTCCTCAATGCCCGCCAGCACCCCAAGTTCTCCCTCTACGGTTACATCATGAGCATGAGCGTATTCGACCACTTTTTTGGTCAGAGCGATATTTTCTTCATAAGGGAGATGTGACCCATCAATCATCACGTTGGAAAAACC is part of the Atribacterota bacterium genome and encodes:
- a CDS encoding class II fructose-bisphosphate aldolase; protein product: MAVHFSELGLVNTREMFRKAMAGKYAVPAYNFNNMEQLQAIITACVECSSPVILQISKGARQYANQTLLRYMVPGAVQMAREMGSSIPIALNLDHGDSFELAKSCVDYGFSNVMIDGSHLPYEENIALTKKVVEYAHAHDVTVEGELGVLAGIEEHVSSEVSHYTRPEEVEDFVNRTGVDSLAISIGTSHGAYKFKLKPGEPFPTLRFDILEEIERRLPGFPIVLHGASSVLQDYVNIINQYGGKLENTAGVPEDQIRRAAQSAVCKINIDSDGRLVMTAMIRKYLAENPKEFDPRKYLGYAREELKKMYISKCQLLGSAGRG